Proteins co-encoded in one Candidatus Dependentiae bacterium genomic window:
- the lon gene encoding endopeptidase La, translated as MLQTAYLDYHIGIRLVIWQGCHALCFIHNGGVMKELQTAPETSKSSDALSLIPTVDIVVFPQMVVPLLVMDQRIIDGVNKALEGSKEILLVAVRGSSDNTQKAVEAEDLYEVGTIGKIMRVMNIPEGGMKILAQGLRRVSIQNVHSDETSISAEVSEYPFDSQINNPQVEKKVREIIALCERMSSLGGSFNQDFHVIFSQIDDLERSVDFLLSHLTLSVIQSQALLEKKLMIELLDELFVYLETEAETARMQERIKHNARDAINKSQREYYLREQLRAIQKELGDDVDNEMDDLKKKLENPALSEEASNEAKRQLRRLERTSPDSLEATVIRNHLEWLLGLPWGKTTTDNLNITYAKSILDRDHYGLEKIKDRILDYLSVKSFQTSDHSPILCFSGPPGVGKTSLGKSIAECLGREFFRISVGGLHDESELKGHRRTYVGALPGRFIQAISKTGSMNPVIVIDEIDKIGQSGKGDPSAALLEILDPEQNNNFYDNYLGTHFDLSKVMFIATSNDLHNIPAPLRDRMEVIELSGYTVEEKVKIAKQHLAPRAINFSGLKEKGLDFDDSVLRELIISYTRESGVRTLNRYIQTLCSKFARALLETDTKTIFTKENLAEFLGPRKISLDKNITKNRIGVTNGLAWTPFGGEILQVEAVMMPGQGKLTLTGQLGDVMRESAQAAVSYIRSKADALGIKQNLFNETDLHIHFPAGAIPKDGPSAGITLVSSILSVMTQRPINGNFAMTGEVDLHGGVLPIGGLKEKILAAKQHGVTNIIVPKENKHDVDGLDDILQGLTLHFVSHVDEVVSRVLMDKEPLRA; from the coding sequence ATGCTTCAAACCGCTTACCTAGACTATCATATAGGCATACGGCTGGTAATCTGGCAAGGATGCCATGCTCTGTGTTTCATACATAACGGGGGGGTTATGAAGGAACTGCAAACAGCGCCAGAGACATCTAAAAGCTCTGACGCACTGTCACTTATTCCAACAGTAGACATCGTGGTATTCCCACAGATGGTTGTTCCATTGCTTGTCATGGACCAACGCATCATCGATGGCGTTAACAAAGCTCTCGAGGGATCAAAAGAAATTTTACTGGTGGCGGTACGTGGCTCTAGCGATAATACACAAAAAGCCGTAGAGGCTGAAGATTTATACGAAGTCGGCACGATCGGAAAAATCATGCGCGTTATGAACATTCCAGAAGGTGGAATGAAGATTTTAGCGCAAGGACTCCGCCGTGTATCTATTCAAAATGTACATTCAGATGAAACAAGCATTTCTGCTGAAGTTTCTGAATATCCATTCGACTCTCAGATCAATAATCCGCAAGTCGAAAAAAAAGTGCGCGAAATTATCGCACTGTGTGAACGAATGTCATCTTTGGGCGGCTCTTTTAATCAGGATTTTCATGTAATATTTTCTCAAATTGACGACCTTGAACGATCGGTAGACTTTCTACTTTCACATCTGACGCTTTCAGTTATTCAATCTCAGGCATTACTCGAAAAAAAACTAATGATTGAATTACTCGATGAACTATTCGTCTACCTGGAAACAGAAGCCGAAACAGCTCGCATGCAAGAACGCATCAAACACAACGCCCGCGATGCCATCAACAAATCGCAACGTGAATATTACCTACGAGAACAACTGCGTGCAATTCAAAAAGAGCTGGGCGATGACGTTGACAATGAAATGGACGATCTTAAGAAAAAATTAGAAAATCCTGCACTTTCTGAAGAAGCATCAAACGAAGCAAAAAGACAACTACGAAGACTTGAACGCACATCTCCAGATTCCCTGGAAGCTACAGTTATTCGTAACCATCTTGAATGGCTTTTGGGTCTTCCCTGGGGTAAAACAACCACAGATAACCTAAACATCACATATGCAAAAAGTATTTTAGATCGCGATCATTATGGGCTAGAAAAAATTAAAGATCGAATTCTTGACTATCTTTCCGTAAAAAGCTTTCAAACTTCAGATCACTCTCCGATTTTATGTTTTTCAGGGCCTCCCGGGGTTGGAAAAACATCGCTTGGAAAATCGATTGCTGAATGTCTTGGAAGAGAATTTTTCAGAATTTCTGTTGGTGGTTTGCATGACGAATCTGAACTCAAAGGGCATCGACGAACCTATGTTGGGGCACTTCCAGGTAGATTTATCCAGGCTATTTCAAAAACAGGAAGCATGAATCCTGTGATTGTGATTGATGAAATAGACAAAATCGGACAATCAGGCAAAGGCGATCCTTCTGCTGCATTGCTTGAAATTCTCGACCCTGAACAAAATAACAATTTTTATGACAATTATCTTGGAACTCATTTTGATCTTTCAAAGGTAATGTTCATCGCAACATCAAACGATCTGCACAACATCCCAGCTCCGCTGCGAGATCGTATGGAAGTTATTGAACTTTCAGGCTACACCGTCGAAGAAAAAGTAAAAATCGCAAAACAACATCTTGCACCACGAGCAATTAACTTTTCCGGGCTCAAAGAAAAAGGGCTTGATTTTGATGACTCTGTTTTAAGAGAACTTATTATTTCATACACCAGAGAATCTGGTGTTCGAACGCTCAATCGATACATTCAAACGCTGTGTTCAAAATTTGCACGTGCATTACTCGAGACCGATACCAAAACAATCTTTACCAAAGAAAATCTTGCAGAGTTTTTAGGACCCCGAAAAATTTCATTGGATAAAAATATCACAAAAAATCGAATCGGCGTTACAAACGGTCTTGCATGGACACCATTTGGTGGAGAAATCTTACAAGTCGAAGCTGTCATGATGCCTGGACAAGGAAAACTTACACTCACAGGACAACTTGGAGATGTGATGAGAGAATCAGCTCAAGCTGCAGTAAGTTACATTCGTTCAAAAGCAGATGCTCTTGGGATTAAACAAAATTTGTTTAACGAAACCGATCTTCATATCCACTTTCCTGCTGGTGCTATTCCAAAAGACGGTCCATCTGCCGGCATCACGCTCGTTTCTTCGATTTTATCGGTTATGACGCAACGTCCAATTAATGGAAACTTTGCAATGACCGGAGAAGTTGATTTGCATGGTGGAGTTCTTCCTATCGGCGGACTTAAAGAAAAAATATTAGCCGCAAAACAACATGGCGTTACAAATATCATTGTACCAAAAGAAAATAAGCACGATGTTGACGGGCTTGATGACATTCTTCAAGGCCTTACACTTCATTTCGTTTCTCACGTAGATGAAGTTGTCTCTCGTGTTCTTATGGACAAGGAACCATTGAGGGCTTAA
- a CDS encoding ABC transporter ATP-binding protein, whose protein sequence is MGVQGDQLTVLRCEQIEKKVLSEAGELLILRPQSQVFERGKLYVVSGPSGAGKTTFLHILAGLEKPSAGKLFFDNREITSWSQDDFLRYRQSVVGMLFQFHYLVPELTVAENIALPAQVLGRTQVEIDKKVSELLGFVGLEHKKNSYPRYLSGGERQRVALARALVNNPQVILADEPTGSLDKKNAELVRDLFVQVRQKYNSCVIVVTHDSELFSTVSVHKINL, encoded by the coding sequence TTGGGTGTGCAGGGCGACCAGTTGACTGTTTTGCGATGTGAGCAGATTGAAAAAAAGGTTTTGAGTGAAGCTGGTGAGCTGTTGATTTTGCGTCCTCAGTCGCAGGTATTTGAGCGGGGAAAGTTGTATGTTGTGTCTGGTCCTTCGGGGGCAGGAAAAACAACTTTTTTGCATATTTTAGCGGGTCTAGAAAAGCCGTCGGCGGGAAAACTGTTTTTTGATAATCGGGAAATTACCAGTTGGTCTCAGGATGACTTTTTGAGGTATCGGCAGAGTGTGGTTGGGATGTTGTTTCAATTTCATTACTTGGTTCCCGAGCTTACCGTTGCAGAAAATATTGCACTTCCTGCGCAAGTGCTGGGAAGAACTCAGGTGGAAATTGATAAAAAAGTGTCAGAACTTCTTGGGTTTGTTGGGCTTGAGCACAAGAAAAATTCGTATCCACGTTATTTGTCGGGAGGCGAGCGTCAGCGGGTGGCGCTGGCCCGAGCGTTGGTAAATAACCCACAAGTTATTTTGGCAGACGAGCCAACGGGAAGTTTGGATAAAAAAAATGCCGAACTTGTACGCGATTTATTTGTCCAAGTTCGGCAAAAATATAACTCGTGTGTGATTGTTGTTACGCACGATAGTGAATTGTTTTCGACTGTATCGGTACATAAAATTAATTTGTAA